The Pseudomonas eucalypticola genome has a window encoding:
- the cobJ gene encoding precorrin-3B C(17)-methyltransferase: MINTHAPAIVVLGNGSLATARRIQQMYPDALIHGLADRVEGADRTYADFGANLRQLYQQDVPIIALCAAGIVIRSLASVLLDKGAEPPVLAVAEDGSAVVPLLGGLGGVNVMARQLGAGLGVAAAITTSGELRFGTCLLNPPSGYALADLELGKRFVSDLLAGEPVRIEGDAPWLSQARLQEDEHAQLAIHVGCAARVPSASELLIYPKNVLVAVDAELPDIAASVRDALEQARIALPALACLLASDNQMASAALRDAADELGVALRFAPPSATISSLAEQAVPQLLPALSVNDKLAIAVAKQPLDVSRIGRVRGRLAVIGLGPGAAEFMVPAVKAELARANDILGYETYVRMAGPFRPDQVMHCTDNREEMQRARHAFELAAQGRSVVVVSSGDPGVFAMAAAVLEALHESSEATWHNVELAILPGVSASLATAAQAGAPLGHDFCVMSLSDNLKPWDIIEKRLDLACQADLALAFYNPISRSRPWQLGRALEIVRQHRLPETPVVLGRDIGRPGQTLRNITLGDLTPELVDMRTMVLVGSSTTCAFPRAEGGSWVYTPRWYGQKP; encoded by the coding sequence ATGATCAATACCCATGCACCGGCCATTGTCGTGCTCGGCAATGGCAGCCTGGCCACGGCCAGACGCATCCAGCAGATGTACCCCGACGCCTTGATCCATGGCCTCGCCGACCGGGTCGAGGGCGCCGACCGGACTTATGCGGATTTTGGCGCCAACCTGCGCCAGCTGTACCAGCAGGACGTGCCGATCATTGCCCTGTGCGCCGCAGGCATCGTCATCCGTAGCCTGGCCAGCGTGCTGCTGGACAAAGGCGCCGAGCCGCCCGTGCTGGCGGTGGCCGAGGACGGTAGCGCCGTGGTGCCGCTGCTGGGCGGCCTGGGTGGGGTGAATGTGATGGCCCGGCAGCTGGGCGCTGGCCTGGGGGTGGCGGCCGCCATCACCACCAGCGGCGAGTTGCGTTTCGGCACCTGCCTGCTGAACCCGCCAAGCGGCTATGCCCTGGCCGATCTGGAGCTGGGCAAGCGGTTTGTCAGCGACCTGCTGGCCGGTGAGCCCGTGCGCATCGAGGGTGACGCCCCCTGGCTGTCCCAGGCGCGGCTGCAGGAGGACGAACACGCGCAGTTGGCCATTCACGTGGGCTGCGCCGCGCGGGTTCCGTCCGCCAGCGAGCTGCTGATCTACCCCAAAAATGTATTGGTAGCCGTGGACGCCGAGTTGCCGGACATCGCTGCCAGCGTGCGCGATGCCCTCGAGCAGGCCAGGATCGCCCTGCCAGCGCTGGCCTGCCTGTTGGCCAGCGACAACCAGATGGCCAGCGCAGCGCTGCGTGACGCCGCTGATGAATTGGGCGTAGCGCTGCGCTTCGCCCCCCCATCCGCCACCATCAGCAGTTTGGCCGAACAGGCGGTGCCGCAATTGCTACCGGCGTTGAGCGTCAACGACAAGCTGGCCATCGCCGTGGCCAAGCAGCCATTGGACGTCTCGCGGATCGGCCGTGTACGCGGCCGGTTGGCGGTGATCGGCTTGGGGCCTGGGGCCGCCGAATTCATGGTGCCGGCCGTGAAGGCGGAGCTGGCGCGGGCCAACGATATTCTGGGTTACGAGACCTACGTGCGCATGGCGGGCCCGTTCCGCCCGGACCAGGTGATGCACTGCACCGACAACCGTGAAGAGATGCAGCGCGCCCGCCACGCCTTCGAGTTGGCGGCGCAGGGTCGCTCGGTGGTAGTGGTGTCCTCGGGCGACCCAGGGGTGTTTGCCATGGCTGCCGCGGTGCTGGAAGCGTTGCACGAATCCAGCGAAGCCACCTGGCACAACGTGGAACTGGCGATACTGCCAGGCGTTTCGGCCTCCCTGGCCACCGCCGCCCAGGCGGGCGCGCCGCTGGGGCATGACTTCTGCGTGATGTCGCTGTCAGACAACCTCAAGCCGTGGGACATCATAGAAAAACGCCTCGACCTGGCTTGCCAGGCAGACCTGGCACTGGCCTTCTATAACCCCATATCCCGTTCACGCCCGTGGCAATTGGGGCGTGCGCTGGAGATCGTGCGTCAGCACCGTTTGCCTGAGACCCCCGTGGTATTGGGGCGTGATATCGGCCGGCCGGGCCAGACGCTGCGCAACATCACCCTCGGTGACTTGACCCCGGAGCTGGTGGACATGCGCACCATGGTACTGGTCGGTTCTTCGACCACCTGTGCCTTCCCGCGAGCCGAAGGTGGCAGCTGGGTCTACACCCCTCGCTGGTACGGTCAAAAGCCCTGA
- a CDS encoding cobalt-precorrin-6A reductase yields the protein MKRILLLGGVTEALAIARTLGPEHIYSLAGVGRVPTDLRCTVRVGGYGGAAGLAAFMKAEGITLLIDATHPYAAQISANAVAAARLAAVACWALRRPAWQPQPGDDWREFEGWPALIRALAPFKRPLFTLGREPLQHLGDIPPEQFWTLRALESCPGNERCEVIGARGPFTLEDERTLFQRQCIDVLISKNSGSAATEPKLEVARERGIPVLVLKRPLLPAVDLEFHSPGALLQALQSTARR from the coding sequence ATGAAGCGCATCCTGCTGCTGGGCGGCGTCACCGAGGCGCTCGCCATTGCCCGCACGCTGGGGCCGGAACACATCTACAGCCTTGCCGGTGTAGGCCGGGTGCCCACAGACCTGCGCTGCACCGTGCGGGTGGGCGGCTATGGCGGCGCCGCAGGTCTGGCCGCCTTCATGAAGGCCGAAGGCATCACCCTGCTGATCGATGCCACCCACCCCTATGCCGCCCAGATCAGCGCCAATGCCGTGGCCGCCGCACGCTTGGCCGCGGTTGCCTGCTGGGCCCTGCGCCGCCCGGCGTGGCAGCCCCAGCCCGGTGATGACTGGCGCGAATTCGAGGGCTGGCCCGCGCTGATCCGGGCATTGGCGCCGTTCAAGCGCCCACTGTTCACCCTGGGCCGCGAGCCATTGCAACACCTCGGTGATATTCCGCCCGAGCAGTTCTGGACGCTACGTGCCCTGGAAAGCTGCCCGGGCAATGAGCGCTGCGAAGTGATCGGAGCCCGTGGTCCCTTCACCCTGGAAGATGAGCGCACACTGTTTCAGCGCCAATGCATCGACGTACTGATCAGCAAGAACAGCGGTAGCGCGGCCACCGAGCCAAAGCTGGAGGTAGCGCGCGAGCGCGGTATTCCGGTACTGGTCCTCAAGCGCCCATTGTTGCCGGCGGTGGACCTCGAGTTCCATAGTCCAGGGGCGCTGCTGCAGGCCCTGCAGAGCACCGCGAGGCGGTGA
- the cbiE gene encoding precorrin-6y C5,15-methyltransferase (decarboxylating) subunit CbiE: protein MSPWLTIVGIGEDGYPGLGKTARHALLHATRIFGSPRQLALLPHCIRATQVAWPSPFSLEPVLAVRGEPVCVLASGDPMLFGVGASLARQVPQAELLIHPAPSSLSLAAARLGWPLQDVVTLSVVARPVAALNAQLANGVRLLVLSNDGHSPAAIAHLLRERGYGASLMTVLEHLGGPQEQRRDGTAATWPEPPVADLNVLAIDCRADLHAPRLSRLAGLPDSAFSHDGQITKRDVRAITLARLAPQPGELLWDVGAGSGSIGIEWMRAHPSCRTLAIESDEGRQRLIEHNRDALGVPGLQLIRGRAPQALESLERPDAIFIGGGVTRDGVFDTCWRQLKPGGRLVANAVTLQSEMALAHWREQHGGELTRIHVAQAQPLGAFDTWRQALPITLLELVKPLDVSP from the coding sequence ATGTCACCTTGGCTGACAATCGTAGGCATTGGTGAGGACGGCTATCCCGGCCTTGGCAAGACTGCCCGCCATGCGCTGCTCCATGCCACCCGCATTTTCGGCAGCCCGCGCCAACTGGCGTTGCTGCCCCATTGCATCCGTGCCACACAGGTCGCGTGGCCCAGCCCCTTCTCCCTTGAGCCCGTGCTGGCCGTGCGCGGCGAGCCCGTGTGCGTGCTCGCCAGCGGCGACCCGATGCTGTTCGGCGTGGGCGCCAGCCTGGCGCGCCAGGTGCCACAAGCCGAGTTGCTGATTCACCCCGCCCCCTCTTCGTTGTCGCTGGCGGCGGCTCGGCTGGGCTGGCCGTTGCAGGATGTCGTGACCCTGTCGGTGGTGGCGCGCCCTGTCGCCGCGCTCAACGCGCAGTTGGCCAATGGCGTGCGCCTGCTAGTGCTGAGCAACGATGGCCATAGCCCGGCAGCCATCGCGCACCTGCTTCGCGAGCGCGGTTACGGCGCTAGCCTCATGACCGTACTCGAACATCTGGGTGGCCCGCAGGAGCAGCGCCGGGACGGCACCGCCGCCACCTGGCCTGAACCGCCCGTGGCCGATCTCAACGTGCTGGCCATCGACTGCCGCGCTGACCTGCACGCCCCACGCCTGTCGCGCCTGGCCGGCCTGCCCGACAGCGCGTTCAGCCATGACGGCCAGATCACCAAGCGCGACGTGCGTGCCATCACCCTCGCCCGCCTGGCGCCACAGCCCGGCGAGCTGCTATGGGACGTAGGTGCCGGCAGCGGCTCCATCGGCATTGAATGGATGCGCGCGCATCCCAGTTGTCGCACCCTGGCCATCGAATCGGACGAGGGCCGCCAACGATTGATCGAGCACAACCGTGATGCCCTGGGCGTTCCCGGCCTTCAGCTGATACGCGGCCGTGCGCCCCAGGCGCTGGAAAGCCTGGAACGTCCCGATGCGATATTCATCGGCGGCGGCGTCACCCGCGACGGCGTGTTCGACACCTGCTGGCGGCAGCTCAAGCCCGGGGGCCGCCTGGTGGCCAACGCCGTGACCTTGCAGAGCGAAATGGCCCTGGCCCACTGGCGCGAACAGCATGGCGGCGAGCTTACCCGCATCCATGTCGCCCAGGCTCAGCCACTGGGCGCCTTTGATACCTGGCGCCAGGCGCTACCCATTACCTTGCTGGAGCTGGTGAAGCCACTGGACGTCAGCCCATGA
- a CDS encoding TonB-dependent copper receptor has product MSRSTPAFLLSRKRTAAALCGTLLSPVVIAAEPVDATELSPTVITAVAPSSPLTIVTNPKDPRQPVPASDGADYLKTIPGFSAIRSGGTNGDPVLRGMFGSRLNILTNGGNVLGACPNRMDAPTSYIAPETFDRLTVIKGPQTVQWGPGASAGTILFEREPEHSGELGSRFNASLLAGSNGRFDKVVDAAVGNADGYARFVGNTSQSDDYKDGNGDAVPSRWDKWNGDVALGWTPDADTLLELTAGKGDGESRYAGRGMDGTQFKRESLGMRLEKSNLGEVLDKVEAQVYYNYADHVMDNYTLRTPSGTGMMAGPMASNPDRRTLGARIKATWKWADWQLLSGLDAQVSEHRKRSAMGVDAYKHVPRSKDAEMQDLGVFSELTWYATGNDRVIGGARVDRAQARDYRQTLGSGMSASANPTADDTRVQTLPSGFLRYEHDLAAVPATTYIGLGHVQRFPDYWELFSPTSGPGAVNAFHDLKPEKTTQLDVGIQYKTEHVEAWASGYVGQVRDFILFDYTASNSQARNVDAHIMGGELGAAYMLTEHWKADATLAYAWGKNTSDGKALAQMPPLESRLGLTYSQQDWSAGALWRVVAAQNRVDIGAGNVVGKDYEKSPGFGVFSLNGAYRINKHLKVSAGVDNLLDKNYSEHLNLAGNAGFGYPASDPQAVNETGRTLWTKVDLSF; this is encoded by the coding sequence ATGTCCAGGTCTACCCCTGCCTTTCTGCTGTCGCGCAAGCGCACCGCTGCCGCGCTGTGCGGCACCCTGTTGAGCCCGGTTGTCATCGCTGCCGAACCTGTCGATGCCACCGAACTGAGCCCTACCGTCATCACTGCCGTAGCGCCCAGCTCACCGCTGACCATCGTCACCAACCCCAAGGACCCACGCCAGCCCGTGCCGGCCAGTGACGGTGCCGACTACCTGAAGACCATTCCCGGTTTCTCCGCCATCCGCAGCGGCGGCACCAACGGCGACCCGGTGCTGCGCGGCATGTTCGGCTCGCGGCTGAACATCCTTACCAACGGCGGCAACGTGCTGGGCGCCTGCCCCAACCGCATGGACGCGCCTACGTCCTACATCGCCCCGGAAACCTTCGACCGCCTCACCGTGATAAAGGGCCCGCAAACCGTGCAGTGGGGGCCTGGTGCGTCGGCTGGCACCATCCTGTTCGAGCGTGAACCCGAGCACTCCGGCGAGCTGGGCAGCCGCTTCAATGCCAGCCTGCTGGCCGGTTCCAACGGCCGCTTCGACAAGGTGGTGGATGCCGCCGTGGGCAACGCCGACGGCTACGCCCGCTTTGTCGGCAACACCTCGCAGTCCGATGATTACAAGGATGGCAACGGCGATGCCGTGCCGTCGCGCTGGGACAAATGGAACGGCGATGTCGCCCTGGGCTGGACGCCCGACGCCGACACCCTGCTGGAACTCACGGCCGGCAAGGGCGACGGCGAATCCCGCTACGCCGGGCGCGGCATGGACGGCACCCAGTTCAAGCGCGAAAGCCTGGGAATGCGCTTGGAGAAGAGTAACCTGGGCGAGGTACTCGACAAGGTAGAGGCCCAGGTCTACTACAACTACGCCGACCACGTGATGGACAACTACACCCTGCGCACCCCGTCCGGCACCGGCATGATGGCCGGCCCGATGGCCAGCAACCCCGACCGGCGCACCCTGGGCGCACGCATCAAGGCCACCTGGAAATGGGCCGACTGGCAACTGCTCAGCGGCCTCGACGCCCAGGTCAGCGAGCACCGCAAGCGCAGCGCCATGGGCGTGGACGCCTACAAGCACGTGCCCCGCAGCAAGGACGCCGAGATGCAGGACTTGGGTGTGTTCAGCGAACTGACCTGGTATGCCACGGGCAACGACCGGGTCATCGGCGGCGCTCGCGTGGACCGTGCCCAGGCCAGGGATTACCGCCAGACCCTCGGTTCAGGCATGAGTGCCAGCGCCAATCCCACCGCCGACGACACCCGCGTGCAGACCCTGCCCAGCGGTTTCCTGCGCTACGAGCATGACCTGGCGGCAGTGCCGGCCACCACCTACATCGGCCTGGGCCATGTGCAGCGCTTTCCCGATTACTGGGAGCTGTTCTCGCCCACCTCAGGCCCGGGAGCCGTCAACGCCTTCCACGACCTGAAACCGGAAAAAACAACCCAGCTGGATGTCGGCATCCAGTACAAGACCGAGCACGTAGAAGCCTGGGCCTCGGGCTACGTTGGCCAGGTGCGCGACTTCATCCTGTTCGACTACACCGCCAGCAACTCCCAGGCCCGCAACGTCGACGCGCACATCATGGGTGGCGAACTGGGTGCGGCCTACATGCTCACCGAACATTGGAAAGCCGACGCCACCCTGGCCTACGCCTGGGGCAAGAACACCAGTGACGGCAAGGCCCTGGCGCAGATGCCGCCACTGGAGTCACGCCTGGGCCTGACCTACAGCCAGCAAGACTGGAGTGCCGGCGCGTTGTGGCGCGTGGTGGCCGCACAGAACCGCGTGGACATCGGCGCGGGCAACGTGGTGGGCAAGGATTATGAAAAGAGTCCGGGCTTCGGTGTGTTCTCGCTTAACGGCGCCTACCGCATCAACAAGCACCTGAAGGTGAGCGCCGGCGTCGACAACCTGCTCGACAAAAACTATTCGGAGCACCTGAACCTGGCGGGCAACGCCGGCTTCGGCTACCCGGCCAGCGACCCCCAGGCCGTGAACGAAACCGGCCGTACCTTATGGACGAAGGTGGATCTGAGCTTCTGA
- a CDS encoding precorrin-8X methylmutase, producing the protein MIDYIRDGQEIYRNSFAIIRAEADLSGIPADLEKLAVRVIHACGLVDVVQHLRFSPGAGKAGREALAKGAPILCDARMVSEGITRARLPANNEVICTLRDDSVPELARELGNTRSAVALELWRPHLEGAVVVIGNAPTALFYLLEMIDAGAPKPALILGFPVGFVGAAESKAMLAADSRGIPFVIVEGRRGGSAMACAAVNALATEVE; encoded by the coding sequence ATGATTGATTACATCCGCGACGGTCAGGAGATCTATCGCAACTCCTTCGCCATCATTCGCGCGGAGGCGGACCTGAGCGGCATTCCCGCAGACCTGGAAAAACTCGCCGTGCGAGTCATCCACGCCTGCGGCCTGGTGGACGTGGTGCAACACCTGCGGTTCTCCCCCGGCGCCGGCAAGGCCGGCCGTGAGGCCTTGGCCAAGGGCGCACCGATTCTGTGTGACGCGCGCATGGTGTCCGAAGGCATCACCCGCGCGCGCCTGCCGGCCAACAACGAAGTGATCTGTACCCTGCGCGATGACAGCGTGCCGGAGCTGGCCCGCGAGTTGGGCAATACCCGTTCAGCAGTGGCCCTGGAACTGTGGCGACCGCACCTGGAAGGCGCGGTGGTGGTGATCGGCAACGCCCCCACGGCGCTGTTCTACCTGCTGGAAATGATCGACGCCGGCGCACCGAAGCCAGCACTGATACTGGGCTTCCCGGTGGGTTTTGTCGGCGCGGCGGAATCCAAGGCGATGCTGGCAGCTGACAGCCGTGGCATTCCCTTCGTGATCGTCGAAGGCCGTCGCGGCGGTAGCGCCATGGCGTGCGCCGCGGTCAACGCCCTGGCCACGGAGGTCGAATGA
- a CDS encoding MarC family protein, with amino-acid sequence MLHTLFSVYLKMLVLYSPFFVLSCFIGLSRGYSPKERKRLAWKVALGVLVSSVLLYLFGRVIFSVFGITADAFRIGAGSVLFISALGMAQGKSGVQTDNVQQDVTIVPLTIPITVGPGTIGALLVMGVSQPHWDDKLMAILSIALASVTVGLVLYLSNRIERLLGEQRLQIVSRLMGLFVCALAAQIIFTGIKGYLLP; translated from the coding sequence ATGCTCCACACGTTGTTCAGCGTTTATTTGAAAATGCTGGTGCTCTACAGCCCATTCTTCGTGCTCTCCTGTTTCATCGGCCTGTCGCGGGGCTACTCGCCGAAGGAACGAAAACGCCTGGCGTGGAAGGTGGCCCTGGGGGTATTGGTCTCCAGTGTGTTGCTGTACCTGTTCGGGCGAGTGATCTTCAGCGTCTTCGGCATCACCGCCGACGCCTTCCGCATCGGTGCCGGCAGCGTGCTGTTCATCTCCGCGCTGGGCATGGCGCAGGGCAAGTCGGGGGTGCAGACCGATAATGTTCAGCAGGATGTGACCATCGTGCCCCTGACCATTCCCATCACTGTGGGCCCGGGCACGATCGGTGCGTTGCTGGTCATGGGCGTCAGCCAGCCCCACTGGGACGACAAGTTGATGGCCATCCTGAGCATCGCGCTGGCCAGCGTCACGGTCGGCCTGGTGCTGTACCTGTCCAACCGTATCGAACGGTTGCTGGGCGAACAAAGGCTGCAGATCGTCAGCCGTTTGATGGGGCTGTTCGTTTGCGCCCTGGCCGCCCAGATCATCTTCACAGGTATCAAGGGCTACCTGCTGCCCTGA
- a CDS encoding precorrin-2 C(20)-methyltransferase: MMQARGRLLGLGVGPGDPELITVKALRLLREAPVVAYFVAKGKKGNAFGIIEGHLQQAQTLLPLVYPVTTEVLPAPLSYEQVISDFYDTASLDVAAHLDAGRDVAVICEGDPMFYGSYMYLHDRLAERYEAQVIPGVCSMLGGASVLGAPLVYRNQSLSVLSGVLPPEELKRRLADADAAVVMKLGRNFPKVHAVLTELGLAERALYVERATMSNQKIVPINEVDPTSSPYFSLIIVPGERWQG; this comes from the coding sequence ATGATGCAGGCTCGCGGACGTTTGCTCGGCCTGGGCGTGGGGCCCGGCGACCCGGAACTGATCACCGTCAAGGCCCTGCGCCTGCTGCGCGAGGCGCCGGTGGTGGCCTATTTCGTGGCCAAGGGCAAGAAAGGCAACGCCTTCGGCATCATCGAGGGTCACTTGCAACAAGCGCAGACATTGTTGCCGCTGGTGTACCCGGTGACCACCGAGGTACTGCCCGCGCCGCTGTCTTACGAGCAGGTGATCAGCGACTTCTACGACACCGCCAGCCTGGACGTGGCCGCCCACCTGGACGCCGGCCGCGATGTAGCGGTGATCTGCGAAGGCGACCCGATGTTCTACGGTTCCTACATGTACCTGCATGACCGCCTGGCCGAGCGTTACGAAGCCCAGGTGATCCCCGGCGTCTGCTCGATGCTCGGTGGCGCCTCGGTGCTGGGCGCACCGCTGGTGTACCGCAACCAGAGCCTGTCGGTACTGTCCGGCGTGCTGCCGCCCGAGGAACTCAAGCGCCGCCTGGCCGATGCCGACGCGGCCGTGGTGATGAAGCTGGGCCGCAACTTCCCCAAGGTTCACGCGGTACTGACCGAGCTGGGCCTGGCCGAGCGTGCGCTGTACGTGGAGCGCGCGACCATGAGTAACCAGAAGATCGTGCCGATCAATGAGGTGGACCCCACTTCGTCACCGTACTTCTCCCTGATTATCGTGCCTGGCGAACGGTGGCAAGGATGA
- a CDS encoding DUF2946 domain-containing protein, with protein sequence MSRRAHHRPPAARPPRATWLSLFAMLMIFIGPLVSQAMPMEHERGMAMEMPMDMPGMDMGNHHGDPALHPLWEKCGYCSLFFHTPALPTTPEHLPPAKPAAVAGWVPSTRQGHARQAIFPGALTRAPPATRFL encoded by the coding sequence ATGAGCCGCCGCGCCCACCACAGGCCACCTGCCGCTCGCCCGCCGCGGGCGACCTGGCTGAGCCTGTTCGCCATGCTGATGATCTTCATCGGCCCGCTTGTGTCCCAGGCGATGCCGATGGAGCACGAGCGCGGCATGGCCATGGAAATGCCCATGGACATGCCAGGCATGGACATGGGCAACCACCACGGCGACCCGGCGCTGCACCCCCTGTGGGAAAAGTGCGGCTACTGCAGCCTGTTCTTCCATACCCCGGCGCTGCCCACCACCCCCGAACACCTGCCGCCGGCCAAGCCCGCCGCCGTCGCGGGGTGGGTGCCGTCGACTCGCCAGGGCCATGCACGCCAGGCCATCTTCCCCGGCGCGCTGACCCGCGCCCCACCCGCTACCCGCTTCCTCTAG
- the urtA gene encoding urea ABC transporter substrate-binding protein, with protein MKRRSLIKAFTLTASIAAMGMSWTIQAAETIKVGILHSLSGTMAISETSLKDVALMTIDEINAKGGVNGKKLEPVVVDPASNWPLFAEKARQLLTQDKVAVVFGCWTSVSRKSVLPVFEELNGLLFYPVQYEGEEMSPNVFYTGAAPNQQAIPAVEYLMSEDGGSAKRFFLLGTDYVYPRTTNKILRAFLHSKGVKDSDIEEVYTPFGHADYQTIVANIKKFSAGGKTAVISTVNGDSNVPFYKELANQGLKATDVPVVAFSVGEEELRGIDTKPLVGNLAAWNYFESVDNPVNTKFVADWKAYAKAHNLPGADKAVTNDPMEATYVGIHMWAQAAEKAKSTDVDKVRDAMGGQTFAAPSGFTLTMDKTNHHLHKPVMIGEIQDDGQFNVVWQTKEPIRAEPWSPFIPGNDKKPDYAVKSN; from the coding sequence ATGAAGCGTCGTAGCTTGATCAAGGCGTTTACCCTCACGGCATCCATTGCCGCCATGGGCATGAGCTGGACTATCCAGGCCGCCGAGACCATCAAGGTCGGTATTCTGCATTCGCTGTCGGGCACCATGGCAATCTCCGAGACCTCGTTGAAAGACGTGGCCTTGATGACCATCGACGAGATCAACGCCAAAGGCGGGGTCAATGGCAAGAAGCTGGAGCCCGTGGTGGTGGACCCAGCGTCCAACTGGCCGCTGTTCGCCGAGAAGGCCCGCCAGTTGCTGACCCAGGACAAAGTGGCGGTGGTGTTCGGCTGCTGGACCTCGGTATCGCGCAAGTCGGTACTGCCGGTGTTCGAGGAACTCAACGGCCTGCTGTTCTACCCGGTCCAATATGAAGGCGAAGAAATGTCGCCCAACGTTTTCTATACCGGCGCCGCGCCGAACCAGCAGGCCATCCCGGCGGTGGAATACCTGATGAGCGAAGACGGCGGCAGCGCCAAGCGCTTCTTCCTGCTGGGCACCGACTACGTGTACCCGCGCACCACCAACAAGATTCTGCGCGCCTTCCTGCACTCCAAGGGTGTGAAGGACAGCGACATCGAAGAGGTCTACACCCCGTTCGGCCACGCCGACTACCAGACCATCGTTGCCAACATCAAGAAGTTCTCCGCCGGCGGCAAGACGGCCGTTATCTCCACCGTCAACGGCGATTCCAACGTGCCCTTCTACAAGGAACTGGCCAACCAGGGCCTGAAAGCCACCGACGTGCCGGTGGTGGCCTTCTCGGTGGGCGAGGAAGAACTGCGTGGCATCGATACCAAGCCGCTGGTAGGCAACCTGGCCGCCTGGAACTACTTCGAGTCGGTGGATAACCCGGTCAACACCAAGTTCGTCGCCGACTGGAAAGCCTACGCCAAAGCCCACAACCTGCCGGGTGCCGACAAGGCGGTGACCAACGACCCGATGGAAGCCACTTACGTGGGCATCCACATGTGGGCCCAGGCAGCCGAGAAGGCCAAGTCCACCGATGTGGACAAAGTGCGCGACGCCATGGGCGGCCAGACCTTCGCCGCGCCGTCGGGGTTCACCCTGACCATGGACAAGACCAACCACCACCTGCACAAGCCGGTGATGATCGGCGAGATCCAGGACGACGGCCAGTTCAACGTGGTGTGGCAGACCAAGGAACCGATCCGCGCCGAACCCTGGAGCCCGTTCATCCCAGGCAACGACAAGAAGCCTGACTATGCGGTGAAGAGCAACTAA
- a CDS encoding copper chaperone PCu(A)C yields the protein MLKKVLLALTLLAPALVAQAQDIQVLQPWSQELPPNAPTVAAYLSIRNDGNAADRLLGADSPIAGSVEIHQHMNSDGMMTMAHVEAVNIGPGEQATFQPMGYHLMLLDLKDRSQLQDGGHFPLTLHFKQAGDINVQVVVLKQAPTATP from the coding sequence ATGCTCAAGAAAGTGCTGTTAGCGTTGACCTTGCTCGCCCCCGCCCTCGTGGCCCAGGCCCAGGATATTCAGGTATTGCAACCCTGGTCTCAGGAACTGCCACCCAACGCGCCGACCGTCGCGGCCTACCTGAGTATCCGCAACGACGGCAACGCCGCCGACCGCCTGCTGGGCGCCGACAGCCCCATCGCCGGCAGCGTCGAGATCCACCAGCACATGAACAGCGACGGCATGATGACCATGGCCCACGTGGAAGCCGTCAACATCGGCCCCGGTGAACAGGCCACCTTCCAGCCCATGGGTTACCACCTGATGCTGCTGGACCTCAAGGACCGCAGCCAACTGCAGGACGGCGGCCACTTCCCGCTGACGCTGCACTTCAAGCAGGCCGGTGACATCAACGTGCAGGTAGTGGTCCTCAAGCAGGCACCCACGGCTACGCCCTAA